One stretch of Cygnus olor isolate bCygOlo1 chromosome 1, bCygOlo1.pri.v2, whole genome shotgun sequence DNA includes these proteins:
- the M6PR gene encoding cation-dependent mannose-6-phosphate receptor, producing MSSPCHTSAVLVVFMALVVGVGAEPLKEQSCDVVGDESSESQMEKALLKKLEPLSQIRFNATVEIGAAENYTYQFRVCREVDSSSHDFAGLVQRDRRTGKTTVIGRINETQVFNGSDWIMLIYKGGDSYGRHCSGEKRRAVIMISCKRGVTASSFSIVSEEREKEQDCFYLFEMDSSVACPAEDSHLSVGSILLITFASVIAVYIVGGFLFQRLVVGAKGMEQFPHFAFWQDLGNLVADGCDFVCRSKPRNAPAAYRGVGDDQLGEESEERDDHLLPM from the exons ATGTCATCGCCTTGCCATacctctgctgtgctggtggtctTCATGGCACTTGTTGTTGGTGTGGGGGCTGAACCATTGAAAGAGCAGAGCTGCGATGTGGTCGGTGATGAGAGCAGTGAGTCACAAATGGAAAAAGCCCTGCTGAAGAAACTGGAACCCCTGAGCCAAATAAG gtTTAACGCAACTGTGGAGATAGGCGCAGCAGAAAACTACACCTACCAGTTCAGGGTGTGCAGGGAGGTCGACAGCAGCTCGCATGATTTTGCTGGCCTAGTACAAAGGGATAGAAGGACTGGAAAGACTACAGTAATAGGAAGAATCAATGAAACCCAGGTCTTCAATGGAA GTGACTGGATCATGCTGATTTATAAGGGGGGTGATTCATACGGTAGGCACTGCAGCGGTGAGAAGAGAAGAGCTGTGATTATGATTTCTTGCAAGCGGGGAGTTACAGCG AGTTCGTTCAGCATTGTTTCGGAAGAGCGTGAAAAGGAGCAGGACTGTTTCTACCTCTTTGAGATGGACAGCAGCGTGGCTTGTCCAGCTGAGGATTCCCACCTCAGCGTTGGCTCCATTCTACTAATCAC ATTTGCTTCGGTAATTGCAGTCTACATTGTTGGTGGGTTCCTCTTCCAGCGCCTTGTAGTGGGAGCGAAGGGCATGGAGCAGTTTCCTCACTTTGCCTTCTGGCAAGATCTGGGCAATTTGGTGGCG GACGGCTGTGACTTTGTCTGTCGATCGAAGCCCCGAAATGCGCCAGCTGCGTACCGGGGTGTGGGCGATGACCAGCTGGGTGAGGAGTCAGAAGAACGGGACGACCACTTGCTACCAATGTGA